One Glycine max cultivar Williams 82 chromosome 3, Glycine_max_v4.0, whole genome shotgun sequence DNA window includes the following coding sequences:
- the LOC106798172 gene encoding uncharacterized protein has translation MIDQGWLEVSNEGEEEQHVYMQSADKEGPKKPKPLVIHFTRDTAPQRPQHPSTVSGARPMSFPYENSCAVPWRYAPPGRRKEEATNIGSLSAKVTNITGLSGITRSGRVFAPPSLPIQPANFKGKAKVTEGQNVKVIPAPDEGVLMNDFAEGREGYDKKEVSLEEAGKFLRIIQQSEFKVIEQLNKTPARVSLLELLMSFEPHRALLVKVLNEAHIAQDISIKGFGGIVNNIASNNYLTFVEEEIPAEGRGHNRALHVSVKCMEHVMAKVLIDNGSSMNVMPKSTLEKLSFNASHVRPSSMVARAIDGSRREVRGRPWIHSVGVVPSTLHQKLKFVVEGHLVIVSGEEDVLVSCPSSMPYMEAAEESLETTFQSFEVVSIASVDSLPRKPHLSDAAMMVARVMLGHGYEPGMGLGKNNGGRTGLVSIRGNRGKFGSDDESHEGTNTGDPAVNFEQEASRTEDEEDEDVGLHPKMERIIA, from the exons ATGATAGACCAAGGCTGGCTTGAGGTCAGTAATGAGGGGGAGGAGGAACAACATGTATACATGCAGTCGGCAGATAAGGAAGGCCCTAAAAAGCCTAAACCCTTGGTAATACACTTCACCAGGGACACAGCTCCCCAAAGACCTCAACACCCCTCGACAGTGTCGGGTGCTAGGCCTATGTCGTTTCCTTACGAGAACAGCTGCGCAGTTCCATGGAGGTATGCCCCTCCGggtagaaggaaggaagaagctaCTAATATCGGTTCACTATCAGCCAAAGTGACCAATATCACCGGGCTGAGTGgcataacccgcagtggtcgcgTGTTCGCACCGCCTAGCCTGCCGATACAGCCTGCAAACTTTAAAGGGAAAGCAAAGGTGACCGAAGGACAAAATGTCAAGGTGATTCCCGCACCGGACGAGGGTGTTCTGATGAATGATTTTGCCGAGGGAAGAGAAGGCTATGACAAGAAAGAGGTATCACTCGAGGAGGCCGGCAAGTTCCTCCGCattatccaacaaagcgagttcaaaGTCATTGAACAACTCAACAAGACCCCAGCTAGAGTCTCCCTTCTAGAGCTGCTCATGAGCTTTGAGCCTCACCGAGCTTTGTTGGTAAAAGTCTTGAATGAAGCTCACatagcccaagacatctccaTAAAAGGCTTTGGGGGGATCGTCAATAACATCGCATCAAACAATTACCTCACTTTCGTTGAAGAGGAAATACCCgctgaggggagaggacataaCAGGGCTTTACAtgtgtcagtcaaatgcatggagCATGTTATGGCCAAAGTACTCATCGACAACGGTTCAAGTATGAATGTGATGCCCAAGAGCACGTTGGAGAAGTTGTCGTTTAACGCCTCCCACGTAAGGCCGAGTTCCATGGTGGCCCGTGCCATCGATGGCAGCCGCCGAGAGGTAAGGGGACGTccatggatccactcagtgggagtcgtCCCCTCCACACTTCACCAAAAGTTGAAGTTTGTAGTGGAAGGACATTTGGTCATAGTATCAGGTGAGGAAGATGTCCTGGTAAGTTGTccttcctctatgccatataTGGAAGCTGCggaggagtcattggaaacgaccttccaatcttttgaggtagtaagcatcGCCTCCGTAGATTCCCTTCCTAGGAAGCCCCACCTGTCCGATGCggcaatgatggtggcccgggtgatgTTAGGGCACGGCTACGAGCCTggaatgggtttgggcaagAACAACGGTGGCAGGACCGGTCTGGTAAGTATCAGAGGAAACcgcgggaagtttgg atccgacgacgagtcccaCGAAGGTACTAATACTGGGGACCCGGCCGTCAATTTCGAGCAAGAAGCAAGTCGGACGGAGgatgaagaggacgaggatgtaGGGCTTCACCCAAAGATGGAGAGGATAATCGCTTAG